The following is a genomic window from Xenopus laevis strain J_2021 chromosome 2L, Xenopus_laevis_v10.1, whole genome shotgun sequence.
agttgaatgttcctgtctctggagtctggcagctcagtaattcagggtcagactctaaacggttacaattttgcaacatttagttgatacatttctcagcagcatctctggagtattaacaactattgtatcaattctaacagctgcctgtaatgaaacccagggattctgctcaacagggacaaagctaagaaatgtatccactaaatgtatccatttagaacagtttacagggtcggcgacctcctCCCCAGTGCTGCTtcaaaaggtgaaaaaagacacttgacacttcaatattagaaaaacggtcacacacagaaaataggaagtcattggaaaaagtcgttatttctggcgatctatctgaaaccaactagttgtttgaataATGTGGAATTCAAGCACTGTTAATAAAAACACTGTTAAGGGTACACGTATGTTAAATATAACTAACACATAGTCTTTTGCCCCTTCCTGTAGGTGCTGATGTCCCACCGGCAAATGTGCTGACCTGGAGAAGTTTTGTTTTTCCTTACTCCTTTTCACATTGTATCATGGCTGGCTAAACCCTTAACAAAGGAAGGGGGCATCTTTCTTGGGGAGGTAGTACTAATTACCCCCACCATAGTTCAAGTAAATACTCAAAGCACAGCATTCATGGCGTTGATAGATTACAGATTATTTCATCCAATGAAAGGCAACAATCAATTTAGAAAATACCTTAGCAATGAAGAGCTTGCATTTTACTATCCTACCTGACTTGTATAAAAGATAGGCTTAAGGAAAACAGCGTAGGTGGAAGTAAGATTGTGCCGGCTGAGTAAAGGTGTTTTTAGTATTGCTGCCAATCACACTGTAACTTTGTGCATGGATGTTGTGCTGTTGGCTTTGCACTGCAGGTTTTTATTAGAATTGCGTTGCATTAACATCAAGAATAGAAAACGTAACTGATAATCCAGCAGTGATTTACTCCCTAAAAAAGATGCCCCCCTTCCTTCTCCCCCTCTTTACACACACTATGGCAAATGAAATTCTGGACAGAAACCCAGACCTTGCTAAGTGGGTGAAATCAAACCCAAGCATGTGTAAAATTACCTTGGACTTCTCATGTGAACTCTATCGGCTCTCCACATTTTGTACCTTTCCGACCAACACACAGGTGTCTGAGCGGAACCTTGCCAAAGCTGGATTTTATTATACCGGTTCCGACGACAAGGTCAAGTGCTTTACCTGTGGCTTGATGCTTGATAATTGGAAGAAAGGCGACAATGCATttgaaaagcacaaaaaattATACCCCAGCTGTAGTTTTATTCAGAATGTGCCGCCGGTAAATCTCGGTGCATCTTTGCATTCTGCCTTCTCACCACCTGCCTCCAATAGTACTCCCATGTCCTCTGCTGCTTCTGAGAATGACAAAGTTGAGGCGATCAGTATGAAATATTGTAGTATTCCCCAAAATCCAGTCACATTCAGAGGCATCGAGGATCTGTCACACATCCGGACTAGTGAATACATGTATACAGAAGAAGCCAGGCTTAACAGTTTCAAAGAGTGGACAAATGCATTTCTTACTCCTCCTGAACTTGCAAAAGCTGGTTTTTACTTTGTCGGGCCTGGAGATAAAGTCGCCTGCTTTACCTGCGATGGTAAATTGAGCAACTGGGAACCAAATGACAATGCCATGTCCGAGCACCGTCGACATTTTCCAGATTGTCCCTTTGTGAAGACCTCTACTAGGGTTTCCTCAAGGTTCAGTGTTTCAAATGTCAGCATGCAGGCCTCCTCGGCTCGACTCAAAACCTTTGTCAGTTGGCCGCCTAGGATTCCTGTGAGTCCAACACAACTTGCAGAAGCCGGATTCTACTATGTTGGTAAGTATTTGCCTTACTGGAATTACTCCAAATATTAAAAGCCACATTCCTGTTATAATGGAAAATGGACATCATTCTTCAGACTATTGGTATTGTAGTTGCTTAAGGGTTCTTTGGCCAATACATTTTCCACACAAGTTATATTAATTCTGTGCATAGTAAacgtgtgtatgtatgtatatatatgtatatatatatatatatatatatatatatatatatatatatatatatatatatatataaataaatagtctgAAAGCCGGCACTACACGTCTAAAGGTTaacgttgcctgggtgcaaaaagcccaaaaattaggtaaagaatgaagaagcttgcactcacagggcttatcaagtcaaaaaaggtgtttattttggatcaaatacatacatatatatatatatatatatatatatatatatatatatatatatatattatatatatatatatatatatatatatatatatatatatatatatatatatatatatatatattagtgaataaagttatgtaaaatataaggatattagaagttaccgaggagttccatgactataaaagcatgaggccgaaggccaagtgtttttatagaggtcatggaactccgaggtgactactaatagcctcatattttgcaacagggggtactttaattatcataatacacaagattcagtgagtcgtgtgacagaaatgacatcactaagatcaaaatataaccgatgacatcactaagcaccgtttataaggatacattttacaggatatccatggctcttgtgtattatagatgtgtcatgtttgtttttttaaggctGATGGCACAAAGTACTGGTACTAGTAAACAATTCAAGGACAGAAAGCACCAGTTCCAGCTCTGTTATGTGTTTTTCATTTAAGTGAATGGAAGGTAACAGCAGTGCCTTGGGGTACTGataactgttaaaggagaactaaagcttaactaaagaagtagctagaaatgttgtacattatgttttgtgcttctgtaccagcccaaggcaaccacagccttttagcagtaaaaatcggtgtctccaaagatgccccagtagctccccatcttttctgctgattcactgcacatgctctgtgctgctgtcacttactgagcttagggacccactcacaatatacagtacacatagaataaaaattggTCACCATATAAGGGTGATTAgttattaatatagataattactacatggcagcacagaaactagtgcaattagcattagaatttaataatcagtcctgtagcatcagcttatattacagaccaacctcattttctgctggataattagtgacgacccctaagcttagcttctcaacagctgctcagagcccactgagcatgtgagtgtcacagaccctttccaagatggtgaccccctgtgacaagtttgaagtcctggatcattgctgctattgacaagctgaaactttaggctggtgcaataagttcagtatataaaagatggcatttttagctttattcatgtctatggtttagttctcctttaaaacagactAGTGGAAAATATGCCCCATATGTCATCATCCTTAAGAAGCATCTGGATGTAATCTTCTGGGAGCATTGTAGTTTACTTCTTAGGCACACGGGTCTCATTCTCCACTACCTGTGTGCCatgagtcttaaggtggccatacacgggccgataaaagctgccgacagactgtgtcggcagcttattggcccgtgtatggggacccccgacgggcttccccgatcgagatctggccgaaagtcggccagatctcgatcagatgggacagaaaatcccgtcggatcgcggccgcatctgttcgttgatgcggtcccgcgatccgaccacccgtttaccgaatgctaggatccgatcgttgggccctaggggcccacgatcggatctgcctgatattgcccacctcaaggtgggacatcgccaaacgagcggatctatccatgtatggccacctttactgttatTAAGCAGTTTCTATTGCCCAACCATTAACCTGTGCGTGTTTGGTAGACCTCCAgaattatatttaatacatttccctccATTTAAAGGCAGAAATGACGATGTTAAATGCTTTTGCTGTGACGGAGGGCTTCGTTGCTGGGAGTCCGGAGATGACCCGTGGGTTGAACATGCAAAATGGTTTCCCAGGTTGGTTTCTTAATATAAAACCATGACTTTCATTAACCCTGAACTGTGAAACGGTATATCACATGGAATTTGGCATGTTTAGGAAGGGAGGATTTGTTAGCTCACTTTGTGCAGGAGTTTCAGCCTGCTTGGGCAAAAACTCTCATTTGTGGTCAAGGATGAACATTTCCTAAAATACCAGTTGACATTGATCCCAGAAATGCACCCTGAGTGGGCCACAGACCAAGCGCCATGGATAACCTTCTGTAAGTTCATGGTTTATAAATAATTGGCAAGCAGAAATCCTTTTATAACTTGCCACCACTCTTGTTCTCCTCTAAGTCATGTGTGATAACCCTCAGCCACTAATGTCTGTAGCATTCTAATAGTAAACTCTGACTTTTACAACCGTGTTTATTCTTTGAACAGCCCTTTTTGTTTATAACCTATAGTTATGTTCTAATAAAATCCATTTTGCCCCTTAGATGTGAGTATTTGTTGAATGTAAGAGGCCAAGACTTTGTTCGTGAGGTTCAAGAAAGACATCCACATCTTCTTGATCAGGTAAAGACCTTTTGGGgttaaaaagctttatttatcaCAAATCGGGTACTATTAAGGGCATACTGTGCAGACATCTAAAATAAAatgacatcaaggggcagatttattcaggtTCAAGTTGTTTTTCTCAAAATCTTTTGGgttttttcaaggttatttttgagtcaaaaataaaaaaaacctggaattttttgagatttattataccccaaccttGAAACTGGCTCAAATCCTTCTAAAACccatcgaggtcatgtaggagtcaatggcaggggCCCCTTGAACTATTTGGATATGTTAATCaccttttcaagtttttttttttttcagtgggtttcacttgaaaactcgatcaattagagttttcgggttaaTCACCCGAACTCGCTGATATGAGTTTTTTCactctagttttttcttaaattacaaaCCATTCAACGAGTTCAatcgaggtttaaaaaagctcacaatgctttaataaataaaccccccgAATGTCGCCAtaatgactttgtattttttgTCTTCTTTAGTTGCTTTCATCTTCAGAAAACCAAAATGAAGCAAAGAACACACCCAGTAAGTACATTATTAGTTTCTTATTCATCTTGTATATTCAAGGTTTGTCTTTATGTTCTGGTGTAATCCAGACAATGTTATAAACTGAATGGAACAGCCTATATGGATGTGACCTTGTTAATTCTTACACATATTTCATTAGCAAATCTTTTTAACGAAACTACAGTAGACATCTAACCACTGTTAAAGCTCAATAACACTATAAAtagtctatatctatatatatatatatatatatatatatatctataataaatcGTTTTGCAAAGTAATCTGATTTGTAGAATGTTGCTGATTTGTTTCATTGTCAGTAAATTTAAACTTTCCTTTATTACAGTTATTCGATTGGGAACGGAGAATAGCCAGGAAGATGAAATTATGATGAGCACTCCCATGGTTCAGACTGCCTTGGAGATGGGATTTAATAGAAGATTAGTGAAACGAACCATTCAGAGTAAAATTTTGACATCCGGAGAAAATTATATTCAGCTTGATGATTTAATAAGTGATCTTCTAAGTGCACAAGAAGAACAGACTGAGGAAGAGCGAAACAGACAGGCAGAAGAAAACTCAATGGGTAAGTGGCTACAATATACAAGTGCTAGATTATGTGTAAatacagtggggcttatttataaacactgagcaaatttgcccctgggcagtaacccatagcaaccaatcagtgattaacttttttttcagccagctgcaggttgaacactgaaagcaatcatctgattggttgccatgggttactgcccatgtgcaaatttgcccagtgtttataaataacccccagtgtgtGTCTACTAACACACTTTCATGTCAGTAGTTAATAGTTTCATTAAAGTGgccctgtcacccaaacataaaaagctgtataataaaagtcctttccaaatgaaacatgaaatccaaatcattcatagctgttgtaaactcatttaaaatctcagccgtcaatcaaattttgcctgcccctcctctatgccttaggcaagcatttactttcactttccaattagcacttcctagatgtcagtgCTCCCccccaggacatggggatggacatcaggtccccaattcATGTGCACaatcaagattctgagatgatgcaaggcttggcttaaaggagaattcaacctgtaataaaaaaaatccctccagcctacctgccccccgggcaaatgcccctattttttttactcacccctccgtgcatattctggcctcggagttaaCTGCAGCCGTCTTATTTCTTCTGTCTTTCgtaagtttcggcgcatgcgcagttggagtaaatttccggttcTGAACCACTGCGCATACGttgaaagtcacaaaaatttctgaaattttcgtgactttcggcgcctGTACAGTTGTTCGGGGCCGGATATTTACTCCTAACTGCGCACGCGCCAAAAATGCCGTCAAGAcatgaagattaccggagaagaagaagatggctgccgtgaacttgaggccagaatctgcacggaggggcatttgcccgggggggggcaggtaggctgggggggagggggtttacCCAGGGTagtgggggagggttttttttttgttttttttattacaggttgaattctcctttaatgtgtccacaaaatggctcctgtctgcttgctataattatgaattcccagactgaaaggaacaagattcaaataatttatatagtgtaattaaagttcattttacttgacaatgtgataatataggatttggaataatatttttgggtgactggtccctcTTTATCCACGTTGGTGAGAGTGGGCATTCCTTCACCGTACATTAGGTGGATACGTGCACTTTACCAGTCCGCAGTAGCTAAATTACGCACAAACACAACTTTTGCACCCCTTTTCAATTAAAAGCGGTACCAGGCAGGGTTGCCCACTGTCTCCTTTGTTATTTGCAATAGCTATGGAGCCTATGGCGTGCCGTATCAGGGCCTCAAGGGCAATAGCAGGGTTTAAACTAGGTGACCTAACCGAGGTTATCTCAATGTATGCAGACGACACCCTTTTCTACCAGTCTAACCCAAATCAGGAGCTGGCAAATGCGTTCGATATTATGACATGAAGCAATGTAAATTGTAACAGCAATGTTATTTTGATGACTGCTTgttcaataaaagaattgttaaaaaaaaccaaaaaatttgcCCTTTGTACCAGTGGGTACATGTAGATTTCACGCAGTTGCCATTCAAATCAGTGACGGGTAGCTGGAGTGATGTTGGCATTCCTGCTTGTGCCATGTGCATTACATTTCTAAGAGGTGTTAAATTATAATTGTGCTTTTGCAGATGATATCTCTGTAATTCGTAAGAGCAGAATGGCTTTGTCACAGCACATTGCTAGTCGAAGCATTCCCATCCTGGATTATCTGTTGTCTTCCAATGATATCACCACTGCCGAATATGAAGACATAAAAGTGAAAACACAGCCCATTTTGCAAGCTCAAGAGATGATCGAGACTATAATAactaaaggaaaaacagcagttcaGACATTAAAAAATTGTCTACAGAAGCACGATCCAAACCTCTTCAGACAACTAttcagtaagtttttttttttttttttttttttttttttttttaaaaaacaggggAGCTGGCAAATATCTGTAGAAAGAAATCAAATATCAAAAGAAATCAACTTCTGGGTAGTTCAGGCAAACACATAGTTTGGGAGGGAGGCATTTATGTATATGAGACTTCCACAAAGTGCCCAAAAAGGGTTAATGTTGTCCTAGTGATTTTATTATTGTAAAGTTGGCGGTATACTTTGCACATTATTAAAGACACTATGCAAAGAAGGTGGAATGGAGACAACCTATGCAGAATACTTAGTACTAGTCATACATCCTTCATGTAATCACACACAATTTTTTAGTTGCTTGTGTAACTTCATCCTGTTCATGCCCTTACCACATATGGATGGCCATTATTATACCACCACATTGCAAGTGCTCAGAGTCTTCATACAATTGAGTTGGTGATGGCTGAAGTTGATGAAGTACATGCCTATGTATTTACTGGCCATTCAAATAGCAATCTTTATCAATTGATTTTTGACCATTTTGGAGACATATTAAGATGGATATTATTACtctgtagtagggatgcaccgaatccactattttggattcggccgaatactgaactgaatcttaatttgcatatgcaaattagggtgtgggaaggggaatttcCATTTACCTTGTTCTGTGAAAAAAAGTCCAACAATTTCCCTATccgccccaaatttgcatatgcaaatttagatttggttcggccgagcagaaggattcatccaaatcctgctgaaagaggctgaATCCCGAAACGATGTCCATATGAAGGTGAAATTTGCAGCCACATTTGTTTTGGTTGGTTTTAAATGTATGGACGTGTTTTGTTTGCTTGCTTTagaattaaaacctttttttttttttccattatttcagCTGAACAGTCTCTGAAATGTATATCATTAGATGATTGTTCAGGTAGGTTGAAtgatttattaactattacagtaCCTGTATGATGTTTCCAGTTTTCCAATATGGTTACTGCTGACCCTTCCTCCTTTTTTCCAagagatactggggctcatttatcaacactgggcaaatttgcccaagggcagttaccaatagcaaccaatcagtgaatatcttttaaaagccagctgcaagtagaacaatgaatgcagcatctTGATTGGttgcccagtgttgctaaatGACCCCCCACTGTGTTATAAGCGCTAATCTTATCGCATTAGAACGGGTGTTTCTGCACATGTTCTCCCTAGAGCTCAGTCAGACCAAGCATTTATTTCACTGATGGAAAATGCAAATACCACTTTGTGACTGTACAAAACCACTTAGATGTGCAGTGTGTACAGTCCGTGTTTTCTCTGCAAGCGGACTAATTAAAAAATTCCAGTTCTGCCCTTCTAGTTTGCGGTTTATTGACCTGTGTATCTGACAGTCAGTCTGACCAAAACCTGGCCAAAAATAATCATTGTGGCAGGTTTGAAATCGCATAGGCTGAGGCTCACATCATTGTGTTAATCTGGTCTGCATTGGGATCGATAATTGGATATACCCAGATTGGCTCTGAGAATGAATGGCCAAATTGGACCAAGATCCCCTCTTCATGTTTAGGGTGAGCGTTTCAGAGTAGAttgatcatttattttaaaacttaaaGGAGCAGTTAATTTCCAATAGATTGaagcactatatttattctgcagaatgctttaccatacctgagtaaacggctctagaagctctctgtttgtttatgatagcagctgccatattagcttgttttgacatcacttccagcccgagtctctccctgctcactaatagctctgggctcagattacaggagggagaggggagcaaactgagcatgctcaagccctatccctggaggtttaagctgaaggcaggaagtctgatacagaagcccatgtgtacacaatagaaggaaagaaatgtgctgtttcttttgaatgAGGGactccttccttctcctttaaatggcttgaCTATATTTTGTGCCATCATTCTTATctcattctttaaagggatactctcatgggaaaaaaatattttttcaaaataaatcagttaatagtgctgctccagcagaattctgcactgaaatccatttctcaaaaaagcaaacagattttttttaaattcaattttgaaatctgacatggggctagacatattgtctatttcccagctg
Proteins encoded in this region:
- the birc2.L gene encoding baculoviral IAP repeat containing 2 L homeolog isoform X1; this encodes MPPFLLPLFTHTMANEILDRNPDLAKWVKSNPSMCKITLDFSCELYRLSTFCTFPTNTQVSERNLAKAGFYYTGSDDKVKCFTCGLMLDNWKKGDNAFEKHKKLYPSCSFIQNVPPVNLGASLHSAFSPPASNSTPMSSAASENDKVEAISMKYCSIPQNPVTFRGIEDLSHIRTSEYMYTEEARLNSFKEWTNAFLTPPELAKAGFYFVGPGDKVACFTCDGKLSNWEPNDNAMSEHRRHFPDCPFVKTSTRVSSRFSVSNVSMQASSARLKTFVSWPPRIPVSPTQLAEAGFYYVGRNDDVKCFCCDGGLRCWESGDDPWVEHAKWFPRCEYLLNVRGQDFVREVQERHPHLLDQLLSSSENQNEAKNTPIIRLGTENSQEDEIMMSTPMVQTALEMGFNRRLVKRTIQSKILTSGENYIQLDDLISDLLSAQEEQTEEERNRQAEENSMDDISVIRKSRMALSQHIASRSIPILDYLLSSNDITTAEYEDIKVKTQPILQAQEMIETIITKGKTAVQTLKNCLQKHDPNLFRQLFTEQSLKCISLDDCSDLSMEEQLRRLQEERTCKICMDQEVSIVFIPCGHLVVCKDCAPSLRKCPICRGTIKGTVRTFLS
- the birc2.L gene encoding baculoviral IAP repeat containing 2 L homeolog; translated protein: MANEILDRNPDLAKWVKSNPSMCKITLDFSCELYRLSTFCTFPTNTQVSERNLAKAGFYYTGSDDKVKCFTCGLMLDNWKKGDNAFEKHKKLYPSCSFIQNVPPVNLGASLHSAFSPPASNSTPMSSAASENDKVEAISMKYCSIPQNPVTFRGIEDLSHIRTSEYMYTEEARLNSFKEWTNAFLTPPELAKAGFYFVGPGDKVACFTCDGKLSNWEPNDNAMSEHRRHFPDCPFVKTSTRVSSRFSVSNVSMQASSARLKTFVSWPPRIPVSPTQLAEAGFYYVGRNDDVKCFCCDGGLRCWESGDDPWVEHAKWFPRCEYLLNVRGQDFVREVQERHPHLLDQLLSSSENQNEAKNTPIIRLGTENSQEDEIMMSTPMVQTALEMGFNRRLVKRTIQSKILTSGENYIQLDDLISDLLSAQEEQTEEERNRQAEENSMDDISVIRKSRMALSQHIASRSIPILDYLLSSNDITTAEYEDIKVKTQPILQAQEMIETIITKGKTAVQTLKNCLQKHDPNLFRQLFTEQSLKCISLDDCSDLSMEEQLRRLQEERTCKICMDQEVSIVFIPCGHLVVCKDCAPSLRKCPICRGTIKGTVRTFLS
- the birc2.L gene encoding baculoviral IAP repeat containing 2 L homeolog isoform X2 gives rise to the protein MPPFLLPLFTHTMANEILDRNPDLAKWVKSNPSMCKITLDFSCELYRLSTFCTFPTNTQVSERNLAKAGFYYTGSDDKVKCFTCGLMLDNWKKGDNAFEKHKKLYPSCSFIQNVPPVNLGASLHSAFSPPASNSTPMSSAASENDKVEAISMKYCSIPQNPVTFRGIEDLSHIRTSEYMYTEEARLNSFKEWTNAFLTPPELAKAGFYFVGPGDKVACFTCDGKLSNWEPNDNAMSEHRRHFPDCPFVKTSTRVSSRFSVSNVSMQASSARLKTFVSWPPRIPVSPTQLAEAGFYYVGRNDDVKCFCCDGGLRCWESGDDPWVEHAKWFPRCEYLLNVRGQDFVREVQERHPHLLDQLLSSSENQNEAKNTPIIRLGTENSQEDEIMMSTPMVQTALEMGFNRRLVKRTIQSKILTSGENYIQLDDLISDLLSAQEEQTEEERNRQAEENSMDDISVIRKSRMALSQHIASRSIPILDYLLSSNDITTAEYEDIKVKTQPILQAQEMIETIITKGKTAVQTLKNCLQKHDPNLFRQLFNLSMEEQLRRLQEERTCKICMDQEVSIVFIPCGHLVVCKDCAPSLRKCPICRGTIKGTVRTFLS